The region TGGATTCGCTACCGGTTTCAAAGTAGCCGCAGGAGTACGCCATGTCCTGGTCCAGCCAAAGCTGGTAGAACTCGTTGGACAGATCGTAATGATAAGAAATGGCGGCGGCATCAGTGGCCTTGTCGTGGATCGAGCGCACCGGATGACTTTCCTCGTCATCTTCGATCAGGGCGTGACTCAACTCGTCACATACCCGAATGACCTCGGCGATGGAACCTTCCAGCTCCAATTTGCCCTCGACGAACGCTTCGCCCAATGAGTCGAGCGTTGGATGGGTCAGCATGGAGACCGCCGTGGGGTCCTTCACCACGATGGTCACACTGGGCTCAGGGCCCAAGTTGAATTCATGGCCGTCCCAGAGTCGAAGACGAAGCGGTAGCTTGAGATTCTGTAAGGCCGGTGGAAGTGGCGCGAGCATGAGTAGTCCCCCCTTGTTTCAGACGTCTGGAATGAGGGTAGACCATCCGAAGACAAAGTAGGTGGCTATCGAATTGATAGCGCTTTTCTACGAGGCCCGAAACTCGAGCAAACCGTCTTGGATCCACTGTTTCAGCCACGTCACCGCTTGCAGCGGTGCCCCCTCCTTATAAGTGACTGCTAACTCTGCGCACAGTTCTGAAAAGCTCCAGCCGGTGGCGACCATTCCTGCCAGTGCACAGGCTTCAGAGGGTTCCAGGCTGCGGTAGTGGCACACGTTCTGGTGGCGCCACACCAGGCAAACCTGCGCTAATTCCAGCGAGTGGCTGTCGGGGAAGTCAGACTCATCCTTGCTGGCCCGCCAAATCGCCACGGTATTGAAATGGCAGAGCATCTGCTGCACAGAAGGCGCCAGGGCTACCTGCAAACCCGGCCAGGCTTCGGGTGGCAGTTGCGCCATATCATTCAGGGTCAGCGGCTCACCCTGCGGCGCATCAAATGCCAGGGTAAAGGCCCACTCCAACCGTGCCAGTTCGGCCAGCGGCGCGCTCTGCTCAGCCACCAGGTGCTCAACGATAAATGCCGGGAACCGCTCACCCAGCCAACGCAGGCTGTAATGGGCAGACGGATAACGCCGCACATAGGCCTGCGTCAATAACGCGAACTCATCATCCCCCAGCCAATACCAGATGGCGCCGAAATCATGGCGCAACACTTCCTGCAACCGCGACACGTAGGCGTTGTGATAAATCGCCAAGCCCGTGTCTACGTCCAGGGTCGGACCGCCGAGCAAGGTGGCGGCGAAACCACTGTTGGCCACCGCCGTTTCGGATAATAGATGCTGTTCAAAGGCCAACTGCCAATCGGTCAGGCGCATAACGACCTCCGGGCCAACGCGGTAGCTCCCAGTTCACGGGCCTTGCTCAACTCGGTCAGCAGCTCTTCGAACGGCGGGAAATGGTCATCGCGCTCCAACAGCGTCGACACCGGCCCCAAATGCTCAAGTGTCTGTTGATAGAGCGCCCACACCGGGTCGCATACCGGATGGTCATGGGTATCGACGACATAATCACCGTAGTCCATATGCCCGGCCAAATGCAGTTGGCGGATACTCTCGGGCGGCAGGCTGCGGATAAACGTCCACGCATCAAACCCGTGATTGCGCGAGCTGACATACACATTGTTGACGTCCAGCAGCAACTGGCACCCCGTGAGGTGAGCCAAGGCATTGAGGAATTCCCACTCAGTGAATTCGTCCGCCCTGGAGCGTACGTAGCTGGAGACATTTTCCAGCACCAACGGACGCTGCAACACGTCCTGCACTTGGCGCACACGGCCGGCCACGTGGTAGAGGCTTTCTTCGGTGTACGGCAATGGCAGCAAATCGTGCAACTGATGCGCGCTGCCGCGGCTCCAGCACAGGTGATCGGAAACCCACGCAGGTTGAATACGCTCGGCGAGCTGTTTGATTTGTTTAAGGTAATCGTTATCGAGGGCATGAGGCCCACCGATGGACAGGGACACACCGTGCATCACCAGGGGATAGCGCTCGGCTATCGCGTCCAGGTAGTACAAGGCTTTACCGCCCTGGACCAGATAATTCTCGGAGATCACTTCGAACCAATCCACGGCTGGCGATTGTTCAAGGATCTGCTGGTAATACTCACTGCGTAAACCCAGGCCGTAACCCAGACTGTTAAGGGAAGTGGACATCAGACACTCCTGGGCAAAGTGTCCGCAGCGGCGGGGGGCGTCCGCTGCGGTTGCACTGGTTTGCCGGTTATTCGCCGACTTTGCCGCCTTTTTCGTCGCACATTGCCTTGCTCATAGAGAGGAAGCCCTGGCCTTTGCAGGAACCTTGACCTTTGCAGGCGTGGTCTTTGGTTTTGCAGTCGTTCTGGCCTTTGCAGGCGTTGACGCCATAGCAATGCACAGCGGTATCAGCGGCTTGAGCCTGAGTGACTACACCAGCAAACATAGTAGCGGCGGCCATTGCGAGGGCGGCACCGGCAGCAGCGGATTTAATGTTCATTCTCGTATTCCTCATGAGCAGTAGTGGAGTCGGTCTGAACGGATTGTTCAGTCTCGACATACCACTAGAGTGAGGTCCCGCATTGGCGTTACAGCCGTGTGCAAATATTTCTGAAAATTATTCGTCGAGCTTCAAAAGCGGCTCCTGAAAGCGCAGCAAACGCCCGGCGTTGCCCAGTACCAGCAAGGTGCTGAGGTTATGCAACACTGCCGCAATCATTGCGCCTGCTGCGCCCAGCCAGCCAAACGCCGCGAACACCACGATGGCCAAGGTCCAGCCCAGGCCGATAACCACATTGACCTGCAACGTATGTCGGCACTGACGGCTCAAGCGCACACAGGTGCCCAGGCGGCGTAGGTCGCTGCCGATCAACACCACGTCCGCCGACGCGAGGGCGATGTCCGCCCCACCCGCACCCATCGCCACGCCAACCACACCCGCCTTCAGCGCCAAAGAGTCGTTGATGCCGTCGCCCACCACCATCGGCCGGAAACCACTGCTGATTTCTCCCAACACGCGGTTGAGCTTGTCTTCCGGCAAGGCCTGCGCTTCGACGTCGCTGATGCCTACGTCCAGCGCGAGGCTGTCGGCCACGCTTTGACGGTCGCCGGTCAGCAGCAATTGGCGGCCAAGGCCTAAATCCCGCAGCTCTTGCAGTGCCTGACGTGCCTCCGGCTTGACGCTGTCCGCCAACAGCAGCCACGCGAGGAACTGCCCGTTCAGCGCCAACCCAGCAATCGGGCCATCGTGATTGGGGACAGGGGTGCTGACGATGCCCAATTGCTCAAACAACTCCGGTCGCCCAAGGGCCGCCTCGCCCTGCTCGGTCTGCGCCACTACGCCAAGGCCCTGGCGTTCGCGAATGTCCGTAAGCGCCAGCATTTGTTCCTGAGTCGCCAAACCTGCCAATGCACGGCTGACCGGGTGGCTGCTGGCCGAACCGAGGCTGGCCGCCAGGTTCAACACCACCTGCCGATCCGGCGCCGTGGTTTCGATGGACTGCAAGCGCAAGGTGCCAAAGGTCAGCGTGCCGGTCTTGTCGACCACCAACGAGGTCAGGTCCGCCAGTTCCTCCAGAAACGCGGAGCTGCGAATCAAAATCCCTTGGCGCGCCGCCACCGCAATCCCGGCAATCGCCGTGGCCGGTGCCGACAGCACCAAGGCACACGGGCACGCCGCCACCAGCACGGCGAGCATCGCCTGGGCGTCATTGGTAACAAACCAGGTCACCGCCGCCAGCAGCAACACCAGCACCATATAGCTGCCGGCATAGCGCTCCAGCAGCCGCGTGATCGGCGGTTTGGAGCGCTCGGCGTTCTGCATCAGCGCAATGACTTTGCCCAAGGTCGACTCATCACCGGTGCGCGTCACTTGCAGGCGCAACACGCCATCAAGGTTGATCGCCCCACCAAACACCTGCACGCCGACGCCGGCTTCCAACGGCACCGACTCCCCGGTGATAGGCGCCGTGTCCAGGCTGGCCTGGCCGGACAGCACCACGCCATCGGCGGGTACCCGGTCGCCGGCGCGCACTTCGACGATATCCCCGGTGTTCAGCGTGCCGTTATCCACTTCAACAATGCTGCCGTCTGCCTGCACCAACCGCGCGTGGCTGCGGGTGAGTTTGCCCAGTGCGTGAATCGCTTCCTGGGAGCCGATCACGCTGCGCTCTTCCAGCACATGGCCGAAGATCATGATGATCGGCAGCAAGGCGGCGGTCAGCAGGTCGCCCGTGGCCCACGCCCCCATCATCGCCAGCGCGATCAATTGGTCGGTGATGCCATGCAGGCTCGGGTAGCGCAGGCTGTACCAGGCCGAACGCATCACCGGCACGGCCACCAGCAACGAAGCAACACCGAGCAGTAATTGGCTGACACCGTTCTGATCCGGCGCCAGCCAGCGCCACACCAGGCCCAATACCAACAACCCCAAGGCCAGCATGGCCAGGGTCAATTGCCGGGCAGCACTGCGCTGCTCGGCGGACGTCAACATGGGCGCGCTCATTGCTCGGCTCCCTGGATGATCAAACGGGAGTCGTCTTTAGGATCGACCGTCGTCACTGAACCGGCCTGGCCAAGAATTTTCGGCACGCGCTCGCGGTAAAGGCGCAGCAGCAAGCCTGGGTCTTTGACCTGCGCCAGGCTGGCAACAGTGGCGGTTTGCGCCTGGGCATTGGCCAGGCGCTCACTGGCCTGGGCGTGGGCAACTTGCACCAGGCGGTCAGCCTCCTGGTTCGCGCTCTGGGTGAGTTTTTCCGCTTCGGTGCGCGCGTTGGCCACGGCTTTATCGGCTTGCTGGCTGGCCGTCAGCACCGCGTTGAAGGCATTCACCGCCGGGCCCGGCAGGCTCGATTGCACGTCGACACGGGTGACTTCAATGCCCAGCCCCAAACCCGTCGCGGCCAGCTCCGCCAGGCGCTTATTAATAGCTTGCACCAGATCTGCGCGCAGCCGCTCACGGCGCTCGGCCGCGCCGTTGTCAGTGCCGATCAGTTCCGGGCGCGCCACCAGAATCGTGTCCAGATCGCGCGCAGCCGTCAGCGCCACGGCGCTGCGCGTCACCAGTCGATCCAACGCCGGCAGCACATGCTCGCCCTGCAGCACAAACGCGTAGGGTTCGGTGACCTTGTAAAACACCCGCACATCCAGCTGCACCACACCGGCATCGCCGGTCAGCAGGTAACCGGAACCCGCCAGCGCATCACTCAATGGCGTGGCGAAACTGGCGACGCGGTCGGCCTGGGTTGCCGCATCGGAGCGCAGCAGGTTCTCCACCCGACGTTCGATCACGCGGTCCGCTGCGGGTAACAGCACGACTTGCTCGAACGGCTGTGGCCACGCCAGCAGGAGCCCGGCGTTTTGAATCCGGTCCAGTGCGCCGAAGTGCAACACCACGGCGCGGTTTTGCGGGTCGATCTGCCGCACATTGGAAAACGCCCAAGCCAACGCCGCCAGCACCGTCACCGCGTACAACGCCAGGAACGTCAGGCGCCCGGCCTGGATCCACGGGCTGTCCGGGCCGTCACGCTCAGTCATGGTTGAACGTCCTTCGGCCCGTCCACCAGTGCACGGAACGGCGCGGCGTCGGTGCGCAAGATGATCCGGGTGCTCGGCGTGACCACCGTGCCCAAGGTGTCGAGCGAACGCAGCAGGTTGTACAGCTGCGGATTGCCCGCGTAGGCCCGACCATAAATCTGCGCGGCTTCAACCCGCGACTGGGCTTCGATATCGGCGGCTTTCACCGTGGCATCGGCCTGCACAATTCGCGCATCACGCTCGGCGGCAGAGCGGATCTGCGCCGCTTCACGCTTACCGACAGCGGTGCGTTCAGTGGCAATGGTTTCACGCTCGGCACGCATGCGGTCGACGGTGGCCGTGAGGGTGACCGACGGCAGAGTCAGGCGCTCGATACCGACTTGTGCCACGCGCACGCCATAGGTGGTGAGCAATTGTTGATCAATCTGCTGGCGCAATTGCGCCTCGAAATCGGCAATGCGCACCTGGCTGGCGTCGGTGTTAATCAAGCTGGACAGGTCGAAGCTGGCCGCCGTGGTTTCCAGCGCCGAGCCGACGAACGTGCGAATCTGCCGCGCTGCTTCGTCCGGCTGGTTCTGCACCGCGCGCATAAAGCGCTGCACATTGTCGGCATCGCCCTGCACCTGCCACGCCACATAGGCCTGCACGATGATCCGCAGACCGTCGCGGGTACCCACATCCTGCAAACCGCTGGAGGTAGTGCGCAGGCGCAGGTCCACCGGGATCGCGGCTTCGAACGGTGCCGGCCAGCGCCAGCCCAGGCCCGGCTCCAGCAGCACCCGCGACGGGTTGCCGAACCGCGTAATCACCGTGGCCTCGCCGGAACGCACTTGCACCAGGCTGGCAGCCGCCACCGCAAACAGCACCAGCAACACCGCCCAGGCCATGCGCCGCCACGGGAATGGCCCGGCCGCCTGCTCATCGCCGTGATGGTGGTGATGATGGCCGTGGTGGTGATGACCGTGATCGTGAGAATGAGCGCTCAACAGACAGACTCCTTATTGAACGGCTTTACGCGGCACCGAAGGATCGGCCGGCAAAGTAAAAGAACGCAGATCGATCGTTGGCGCACCATCGGCGCCCAGGCGGTGATCCAGAATAAGCAGCTTGGCGTGCGCCAGCCCTTGGCTCAGTTGAGCGAGATACTGCTCCAGCACGAAGGCACGGCCTGCGGTGGCGTAAGCCTTTTGTTCGGCGCTAAAGCGCAGGTCTGCCGCTTGGGCGCCCGCGTTCACTTCACGGGCGGTGGCCATCGCCTGGTCGCGCGCGGTGCTGGCCTGCAGCAAAGCCTGGTTAGTTTGTTCGCTGGCGGCGCCGCGCTCACGGGAAATCAGTGCCTGGGCACCGATTTGTGCCGCCTGCACGCCGTGGTAGGCGTTGGCGGCGCCGGCCGGTGGGTGAATGGCTTCCACCACCGTGGCCAGAATTTCCACGCCGCTGTCGAGTTTTTGCAGGTCCGCCTGTACCGCGCGCCCGACCTCGTCGGCGAGGCTGGTGCGCTG is a window of Pseudomonas antarctica DNA encoding:
- a CDS encoding DUF692 domain-containing protein, whose translation is MSTSLNSLGYGLGLRSEYYQQILEQSPAVDWFEVISENYLVQGGKALYYLDAIAERYPLVMHGVSLSIGGPHALDNDYLKQIKQLAERIQPAWVSDHLCWSRGSAHQLHDLLPLPYTEESLYHVAGRVRQVQDVLQRPLVLENVSSYVRSRADEFTEWEFLNALAHLTGCQLLLDVNNVYVSSRNHGFDAWTFIRSLPPESIRQLHLAGHMDYGDYVVDTHDHPVCDPVWALYQQTLEHLGPVSTLLERDDHFPPFEELLTELSKARELGATALARRSLCA
- the hflK gene encoding protease modulator HflK; amino-acid sequence: MTERDGPDSPWIQAGRLTFLALYAVTVLAALAWAFSNVRQIDPQNRAVVLHFGALDRIQNAGLLLAWPQPFEQVVLLPAADRVIERRVENLLRSDAATQADRVASFATPLSDALAGSGYLLTGDAGVVQLDVRVFYKVTEPYAFVLQGEHVLPALDRLVTRSAVALTAARDLDTILVARPELIGTDNGAAERRERLRADLVQAINKRLAELAATGLGLGIEVTRVDVQSSLPGPAVNAFNAVLTASQQADKAVANARTEAEKLTQSANQEADRLVQVAHAQASERLANAQAQTATVASLAQVKDPGLLLRLYRERVPKILGQAGSVTTVDPKDDSRLIIQGAEQ
- the hflC gene encoding protease modulator HflC produces the protein MSAHSHDHGHHHHGHHHHHHGDEQAAGPFPWRRMAWAVLLVLFAVAAASLVQVRSGEATVITRFGNPSRVLLEPGLGWRWPAPFEAAIPVDLRLRTTSSGLQDVGTRDGLRIIVQAYVAWQVQGDADNVQRFMRAVQNQPDEAARQIRTFVGSALETTAASFDLSSLINTDASQVRIADFEAQLRQQIDQQLLTTYGVRVAQVGIERLTLPSVTLTATVDRMRAERETIATERTAVGKREAAQIRSAAERDARIVQADATVKAADIEAQSRVEAAQIYGRAYAGNPQLYNLLRSLDTLGTVVTPSTRIILRTDAAPFRALVDGPKDVQP
- a CDS encoding cation-translocating P-type ATPase, which translates into the protein MSAPMLTSAEQRSAARQLTLAMLALGLLVLGLVWRWLAPDQNGVSQLLLGVASLLVAVPVMRSAWYSLRYPSLHGITDQLIALAMMGAWATGDLLTAALLPIIMIFGHVLEERSVIGSQEAIHALGKLTRSHARLVQADGSIVEVDNGTLNTGDIVEVRAGDRVPADGVVLSGQASLDTAPITGESVPLEAGVGVQVFGGAINLDGVLRLQVTRTGDESTLGKVIALMQNAERSKPPITRLLERYAGSYMVLVLLLAAVTWFVTNDAQAMLAVLVAACPCALVLSAPATAIAGIAVAARQGILIRSSAFLEELADLTSLVVDKTGTLTFGTLRLQSIETTAPDRQVVLNLAASLGSASSHPVSRALAGLATQEQMLALTDIRERQGLGVVAQTEQGEAALGRPELFEQLGIVSTPVPNHDGPIAGLALNGQFLAWLLLADSVKPEARQALQELRDLGLGRQLLLTGDRQSVADSLALDVGISDVEAQALPEDKLNRVLGEISSGFRPMVVGDGINDSLALKAGVVGVAMGAGGADIALASADVVLIGSDLRRLGTCVRLSRQCRHTLQVNVVIGLGWTLAIVVFAAFGWLGAAGAMIAAVLHNLSTLLVLGNAGRLLRFQEPLLKLDE
- a CDS encoding DNA-binding domain-containing protein, with the protein product MRLTDWQLAFEQHLLSETAVANSGFAATLLGGPTLDVDTGLAIYHNAYVSRLQEVLRHDFGAIWYWLGDDEFALLTQAYVRRYPSAHYSLRWLGERFPAFIVEHLVAEQSAPLAELARLEWAFTLAFDAPQGEPLTLNDMAQLPPEAWPGLQVALAPSVQQMLCHFNTVAIWRASKDESDFPDSHSLELAQVCLVWRHQNVCHYRSLEPSEACALAGMVATGWSFSELCAELAVTYKEGAPLQAVTWLKQWIQDGLLEFRAS